From Rhododendron vialii isolate Sample 1 chromosome 7a, ASM3025357v1:
GGTTTACTTACagcagagaaaaaaatgttcacTTGCATGTTAACTTCAGACTATACTTCTCCATGAAAGAGAACACTGGAAAATCAGATTGCATGTCTTTGTAAATTACTCAACTGGCACTCGTTTACATGTAGATACACCCCTTACGGAAGAACGAATTAGTTTTGCATGTTATGATGCCGTAATTTGAAGTTTCTGTGCAAGGGGAGGCATGAAGGAATGGTCTTGGCCAATTTTTGTGCATCAGGTACGACACTTACCGTCTTTAAGCCCTATTCACATAATTGTGTTAATCTGAAGTTCATATTGGCAAGATTTCTTGAGGAGGGGATGATGTTTAAAGTTGACATTAGAATATTTTTGCCAGTGGTCTATTGGTCTATTGCTGCTATCTATCCAGGGCTGAAGGCATGCTCTCCATGTCAAAAGGCCTTAGAAGTTAGAATAATTGTGCATTTTGAGTTTTTATATTTCTTTATGCAATGATCTACACTTGACTGGACTggtcctgctcctgctcctgcaGTTTCTTGGTTAATGGGGTGAGGTTTTTTCTTGGTTACGGAGTTTGTATATCTCTTTATGCAAGGAAGCTCTTTTTGGATTACGATGATCATTTTCTCAAGGATATCCAAGTCAAGGTACTTATTTTTACGCTTCCTTATTTGTGAAAGACAAGCATAGACTTGCTGAGATTGAGTTTGGTATGCTACAATAGCTATTAAAAGGCATAGAATATGAAGATGTGACTGATTTTCTCTTTAGTTTCCCTGGTTTTTTATTCTTTCCTAGAAGTCGATTCAATATCTTACAAAGTATACTTTTGTACTTGGAGGATAATATACAACTTCAAGGATTTGTGTCTCTAGTATGTTTAGTTGTTGGTATTAGAAATCTACTTCAATTCTTGGCAACGATAATAAAACTCCTTAAATTTCCTTTTCTGGATGAGCGAGTGTTTCTTATTGTATATCCTTGTTTGTCAATTCAGGTATCAAAGGATGAAGACAGTGAGTGCAGGGAGGATTTAGATAGCGATCGCAGAGAGGATTTCGTGGGTGTTACATTTTTTTAGCTTCAGTGACTTGTACATATGGTTGATCGACTATTTCTCTCTGTCTTGTAACTTAGTAGGATTCGCAGGATCTTGTATTTATAAATTTGATCCAAGTATTTGTATGCTTAAATTGGCAATTTTATATGTTTAAGAAGTTGAATTCTTAGTTTTGGATGCTTGGTGAGTAGTATGGGATTGAATTAGCATCTAgctagtaaattttttttttaaaagaaaaacttcttttGGGGCATTTAAAAGTGCCCTATTAGGAAATCTATGGAGGCAGTTCCAAGTGCATCATTAATGAAGCTATTGCAGCACCTTAAAATGTCGCTATAGATGTTTAACCATGGTTAACCATTCACTGCGAACATGCTGTAGTAGCTCCGTGAAATGCCTTAATACATATGCTTATGTGGCAGTTTTGTGTGCCTCTTCAACCACTTCTTGCAGCTCCTAAAAGTGCCCCATAAGCCTATTGTTGCACTGATACACACGACATTTCATCAAAATGCCCAAATAGTTAAAATGCCCCATAAAGTAAGTTTATAGGGCATTTCAACTGCCCCAAAAGCTCGTTTCTGTTGTAGTGGATAGCTAGGCTAAGGAGTAGTcttcccatgtttagtcaatcctaggtctaggtttgtagtcaatttctaggcttattaaggctaggattgtgtgcttaaaaaagactagaaatgggttatCACATTGTACTTTGGCTTGAGTGTAAAGATGGTAAAAGAGGTAGCTTGCTTTAGTGAcccaacacatgcacacacttcactctctctcactcttggcctccctctctctctctctctctctctctctctctctctctctctctctctctctccctccctagtacaatgtatatatatatatatatctacatatctagagaaaatctaggaaagtgactttggTGGGCAATTTAGGTTTAGGGCTATTAGTCTTAGGATGGCATTCTTGACAAGGCtaaatttgcttcttttggaagcaaaatgatggcttcctaAGGacatgatttgtcttgtcaaatcatATGTTCATTGGCAAATACTAATGTCCATTATCCAAgga
This genomic window contains:
- the LOC131333102 gene encoding uncharacterized protein LOC131333102 isoform X1, with amino-acid sequence MVLANFCASGSSFWITMIIFSRISKSSFPGFLFFPRSRFNILQSILLYLEDNIQLQGFVSLVCLVVGIRNLLQFLATIIKLLKFPFLDERVFLIVYPCLSIQVSKDEDSECREDLDSDRREDFVGVTFF
- the LOC131333102 gene encoding uncharacterized protein LOC131333102 isoform X2 codes for the protein MVLANFCASGSSFWITMIIFSRISKSSFPGFLFFPRSRFNILQSILLYLEDNIQLQGFVSLVSKDEDSECREDLDSDRREDFVGVTFF